From the genome of Candidatus Paceibacterota bacterium, one region includes:
- a CDS encoding glycoside hydrolase family 57 protein — MPSICFYFQIHQPYRVKKMRVFDVGETDNYFDEEGDTLRNNRAIAEKVARKSYIPMLRVLRDLLVQYPEFKFTFSISGVALQQFEAWIPEIIDMLRDLALTGRVEFLSETSHHSLSFLYSPKEFRKQVESHRNHIERLFGVTPTSFRNTELIYNNALAKEVEDMGFTAILAEGWDPLLGDRTPNQVYQAPNVSRIVTLVKNYRLSDDIAFRFSNQGWTSWPLTSEKFANWVHSVAGNGELINLFMDFETFGEHQWEDTGIFNFMRALPGAILQHPDFDFVTVTEAAQRYPVRGIYDAHAPVTWADTERDLTAWMGNPMQLEALRSVYSLEDAVHESGDAAVLEDWRKLQTSDHFYYMCTKYFADGDVHKYFSPFDTPYEAFVAYNNALADLRSRLHIHLRSK, encoded by the coding sequence ATGCCCTCAATTTGCTTCTATTTTCAGATTCACCAGCCGTATCGTGTCAAAAAGATGCGTGTTTTCGATGTCGGAGAGACTGATAACTATTTCGATGAGGAAGGGGATACTCTTCGCAATAATCGTGCTATAGCAGAAAAGGTTGCGCGCAAATCGTACATTCCAATGTTGCGTGTTTTGCGTGATCTTTTAGTGCAGTACCCAGAATTCAAGTTCACATTTTCTATCTCAGGTGTCGCTTTACAGCAATTCGAGGCATGGATTCCTGAGATCATCGACATGTTACGCGACCTTGCGCTTACCGGAAGGGTTGAGTTCCTTAGTGAAACCTCTCATCACTCGCTATCATTCCTCTATTCACCAAAGGAATTTCGTAAGCAGGTAGAATCGCACCGCAATCACATCGAGCGTCTTTTTGGGGTCACACCAACATCATTCCGAAACACTGAACTTATCTATAACAATGCACTTGCAAAGGAAGTGGAAGACATGGGTTTCACTGCAATCCTCGCGGAAGGTTGGGATCCACTTTTGGGAGATCGTACACCAAACCAAGTCTATCAGGCTCCAAATGTCTCACGTATTGTCACGCTCGTGAAAAACTATCGACTCTCTGATGATATCGCTTTTCGCTTCAGTAATCAGGGTTGGACGAGCTGGCCACTTACTTCAGAGAAGTTTGCAAATTGGGTGCATAGTGTTGCGGGTAATGGGGAGCTGATTAATCTCTTCATGGATTTTGAAACTTTTGGTGAGCACCAGTGGGAGGACACGGGAATCTTTAATTTCATGCGTGCACTTCCTGGTGCCATTCTCCAGCACCCTGACTTTGATTTTGTGACCGTGACCGAGGCAGCGCAGCGATATCCTGTGCGAGGTATCTATGACGCACACGCTCCAGTCACATGGGCTGACACCGAACGTGACCTTACTGCATGGATGGGTAATCCAATGCAGCTTGAGGCTCTTCGCTCTGTCTACTCACTTGAAGATGCAGTACATGAGTCAGGTGATGCTGCTGTGCTCGAAGATTGGCGCAAGTTGCAGACTTCCGATCATTTCTACTATATGTGTACGAAGTATTTCGCTGATGGCGATGTGCATAAATACTTCAGTCCATTCGACACACCTTATGAGGCATTTGTCGCATATAATAATGCGCTCGCGGATCTCCGTAGTCGACTCCACATCCATTTACGTTCGAAATAA
- a CDS encoding glycoside hydrolase family 15 protein, which produces MRSFAYGNGTTLIMLDNYGRLRDCYFPYVGLENHIGGGLLHRIGVWVDDTFSWTDDDTWEIVCASDAANTGHIAMYSARLQLELQFTDVLYNGKEIFIRRIAILNKNERSRTVRLFFNSQFEIAATARGDTAYYDPQANAIIHYEGSRAFLVSGVVDDKGPSDWTVGIFQIEGKEGTYRDAEDGILSKNPIEHGRVDSTFALEAQIGSHSSKIYTQWLCMAESVEAVVDMHHDVIQRTPEYISLSAKNYWHAWVSRTKWDYYALPTSVIDLFIKSQFLIRSHADKNGGVIASGDTDMLQGGRDTYCYIWPRDGSYISSAFSLVGDFPASRRFFEFCAKAVTEDGYLMHKYRPDGSLGSSWHGWMVNSHRELPIQEDETALVLWSLWEYWKDTRDLEFIENIYDSFIKKAAYFLTAHRDPYTGLPRPSYDLWEERFGVHTYTVAATYAGLWAAAQFATMLGKDRSASDFLHIAYNIRPALMQHLYNEETGLFYRSLTIDDAGVIHKDDTVDASSAYGVFMFKVLEADDERLIKAMKKAEELLTVQTPIGGIARYAGDKYYKKANSPHSNPWIITTLWWSQYAIARAVTDDDLDPVRKALERVARFAGPTGILPEQIDPQTGGPVSASPLVWSHAEYVRTVVQYLQKCRALGIIDETNY; this is translated from the coding sequence ATGCGTTCTTTTGCATACGGAAACGGCACCACACTCATTATGCTCGACAATTACGGAAGACTCCGTGATTGTTATTTTCCGTACGTTGGACTCGAAAACCATATCGGCGGGGGATTGCTCCATCGTATTGGAGTCTGGGTTGATGACACATTTTCATGGACAGATGATGATACTTGGGAAATTGTCTGCGCATCTGATGCCGCTAATACTGGGCATATTGCAATGTATTCGGCGCGCCTCCAGCTTGAGTTGCAATTCACTGATGTGCTCTATAACGGTAAGGAGATATTCATTCGCCGCATTGCGATACTGAATAAGAATGAGCGCTCTCGTACGGTGCGTCTCTTTTTCAACTCGCAATTTGAGATAGCAGCAACTGCACGTGGCGATACGGCATATTATGACCCTCAAGCAAATGCAATCATTCACTATGAAGGATCGAGAGCATTTCTTGTTTCTGGAGTTGTTGATGATAAAGGACCCTCAGATTGGACGGTTGGTATTTTCCAAATAGAAGGCAAGGAGGGTACATATAGAGACGCAGAAGATGGAATACTTTCAAAGAATCCCATCGAACATGGACGGGTCGACTCAACATTCGCTCTCGAGGCACAGATAGGGTCTCATTCTTCAAAGATATATACACAGTGGCTCTGTATGGCTGAGTCGGTTGAAGCTGTTGTCGACATGCATCATGATGTTATTCAGCGCACCCCTGAGTACATTTCGCTTTCCGCAAAGAACTACTGGCATGCATGGGTTTCTCGTACGAAGTGGGATTATTATGCGCTTCCTACTTCTGTAATTGATCTCTTCATTAAGTCACAATTTCTCATTCGCTCACATGCAGACAAGAATGGAGGAGTCATCGCTTCGGGTGATACTGACATGCTTCAAGGTGGACGTGATACGTATTGCTATATTTGGCCGCGTGATGGTTCTTATATCTCAAGTGCATTTTCTCTTGTTGGTGATTTTCCTGCATCACGAAGGTTCTTCGAGTTTTGTGCAAAAGCAGTAACGGAGGATGGCTACCTCATGCATAAATATCGACCCGATGGATCCCTTGGATCATCGTGGCATGGATGGATGGTGAATAGTCATCGCGAACTACCAATCCAAGAGGATGAAACAGCACTAGTGCTCTGGAGTCTTTGGGAATACTGGAAAGATACTCGAGATCTCGAATTTATCGAAAATATATACGATAGTTTCATCAAGAAGGCTGCATATTTCCTCACGGCACACCGCGATCCGTATACAGGTCTTCCAAGACCTTCCTATGATCTCTGGGAGGAACGTTTTGGAGTACATACATACACCGTCGCTGCAACCTATGCAGGGCTTTGGGCAGCAGCGCAGTTTGCTACAATGCTCGGCAAAGATCGTAGTGCATCAGATTTTTTGCACATTGCGTACAACATTCGACCTGCACTCATGCAGCATCTTTACAATGAAGAAACAGGTTTGTTCTATCGTTCGCTCACTATAGATGATGCGGGAGTCATACACAAAGATGATACTGTGGACGCATCAAGCGCTTATGGTGTCTTCATGTTCAAGGTGCTTGAGGCAGACGATGAGCGACTGATAAAGGCAATGAAGAAGGCAGAGGAGTTACTCACTGTGCAGACTCCAATAGGTGGGATTGCACGATACGCGGGGGATAAGTACTACAAAAAGGCGAATAGTCCGCATAGTAATCCTTGGATCATCACCACATTATGGTGGTCTCAATATGCGATAGCAAGAGCGGTAACAGATGACGACCTTGACCCTGTGCGCAAGGCACTTGAGCGCGTTGCTCGTTTTGCAGGACCGACCGGCATCCTCCCTGAACAGATTGATCCTCAAACAGGTGGTCCCGTTTCCGCATCCCCATTAGTGTGGAGTCATGCGGAATATGTGCGTACTGTAGTGCAGTATTTGCAAAAATGCAGGGCTCTTGGGATTATCGATGAAACAAACTACTAG
- a CDS encoding ROK family protein, producing MTYALYDIGGTKTRIAISRDGATFEDPTIINTPKDYREGIEQIAKITKELAGEPITAAGGGIAGVLSRDRSLYLGGPNLLGWGGRAIPQLLSEKLGCPVFLENDTAIVGLGEAYHGAGKGGDIVVYMTISTGVGGVRIVHGDIDVSVFGFEPGHQIIDAGGALHKGVGGYGVDLEGYISGSAVEMRYGKKPFEITDPEFWDEMARLLAYGLNNTIVHWSPDIVVLGGSMMKQIGIPVNRVREHLSGMLHIYPQLPRIVKAELGDIGGIYGALHFVDHRYRETIRSKKLMQNDGELKK from the coding sequence ATGACATACGCACTCTATGATATTGGCGGTACAAAAACACGAATCGCTATAAGTCGCGATGGGGCTACTTTTGAAGATCCAACAATAATCAATACGCCAAAAGACTATCGTGAAGGTATTGAACAGATCGCAAAAATAACCAAGGAGCTTGCGGGTGAACCCATTACGGCTGCTGGAGGCGGTATTGCTGGTGTATTGTCGAGAGATCGCTCGCTCTACCTTGGGGGACCAAATCTTTTAGGCTGGGGTGGGCGTGCAATACCACAACTGCTCTCAGAAAAACTCGGATGTCCTGTATTTCTTGAAAATGACACCGCAATAGTCGGACTCGGTGAAGCTTATCATGGCGCAGGTAAGGGCGGTGATATCGTTGTATACATGACAATATCTACAGGCGTTGGTGGTGTTCGCATTGTGCATGGAGATATTGATGTATCTGTGTTTGGTTTTGAGCCGGGTCATCAAATCATTGATGCAGGCGGAGCGTTACATAAGGGCGTTGGCGGTTATGGCGTTGATCTTGAGGGATATATTTCGGGCAGTGCAGTTGAAATGCGTTATGGTAAAAAGCCATTCGAGATCACTGACCCTGAATTTTGGGACGAGATGGCACGACTTCTTGCCTATGGTCTCAATAATACGATCGTCCACTGGTCACCGGATATCGTAGTCTTGGGCGGCTCAATGATGAAACAAATTGGTATTCCTGTTAACCGAGTGAGGGAACATCTCTCGGGTATGCTTCACATCTACCCCCAGCTTCCTCGCATTGTCAAAGCAGAGCTCGGTGATATTGGAGGGATTTACGGTGCACTCCACTTTGTTGATCATCGTTATCGCGAAACAATACGCTCAAAGAAGCTAATGCAAAATGATGGAGAATTGAAGAAATAA